One Candidatus Thermoplasmatota archaeon genomic window carries:
- a CDS encoding TIGR00269 family protein has protein sequence MTIHCSKCSKPSVIFIRYNGNHLCKHHFNEYVEKRVQKELKQQGKTKNNTNLGIAISGGKDSSTTLYLMHKIFSKRPTVTLSAITVDEGIQGYRDTSIQIAKQHCKKLGIDHHIVSFQQTIGMTMDDIAQRNDAIGECSYCGVFRRFCLNQKTKELGITKLVTGHNLDDTAQSILMNFVHNDLQKLARLGPHTTLQPGLIPRLMPLRMIPENEVMLYAILNDIPFHHAECPYSVRASRGYYRAVIDTLEEQSPGSRHGIIKSYDMIKDFLIKLNQTSDIQTCTVCGEPTSQKTCKTCLLKQRIFK, from the coding sequence ATGACGATACATTGCTCAAAATGCTCAAAACCCTCAGTCATCTTCATTCGATACAATGGAAATCATTTATGTAAACATCATTTTAATGAATATGTTGAAAAAAGAGTTCAAAAAGAACTGAAACAGCAAGGAAAAACAAAAAACAATACAAATCTTGGTATTGCCATATCTGGGGGAAAAGATAGCAGCACAACACTGTATCTTATGCATAAAATTTTTTCAAAACGACCAACAGTGACACTCTCTGCAATAACTGTTGATGAAGGAATACAGGGCTACCGAGATACAAGTATACAAATTGCCAAACAACATTGTAAAAAACTTGGCATTGATCATCACATTGTTTCCTTTCAGCAAACCATTGGGATGACGATGGATGATATTGCACAAAGAAACGACGCTATCGGTGAATGTTCGTACTGCGGTGTGTTTAGACGGTTCTGCCTCAATCAGAAAACAAAAGAACTCGGTATCACAAAACTCGTCACGGGCCATAATCTTGACGATACTGCTCAGTCGATCCTGATGAATTTTGTCCACAATGATCTGCAGAAACTTGCACGTCTTGGGCCGCATACCACACTGCAACCAGGTCTTATTCCTCGGCTTATGCCTCTGCGGATGATCCCAGAAAACGAAGTCATGCTCTATGCTATCCTTAATGACATACCGTTTCATCATGCAGAGTGTCCTTATTCAGTTCGAGCGAGCAGAGGGTACTATCGAGCTGTTATTGACACCCTTGAAGAACAGAGTCCAGGTTCCCGCCATGGCATCATAAAAAGTTACGATATGATTAAGGATTTTCTCATCAAATTAAATCAGACATCAGACATCCAAACATGTACTGTGTGTGGCGAACCAACGTCACAAAAAACTTGTAAAACCTGTCTTTTGAAACAACGGATCTTCAAGTAG